CATTTACATGCTTCTTGAACTCGGTTTGGACTTCGTTTCCGTAGGTGGTTTGTTTCAACCCCTGCACCACAGGCAGATTGGGGTTTTCTTGCATGAACTGAGCATGGACCATGCGCCTTAGCTTGGCATGCATGGCTTTGGTTTCTTCCCACTCATAATTTTTCTGGTCCCATCTACGTTTGACTTCCGGCTTCATCATGGAAGGATACATGCGGTCACCAGTTGAGAACTCAGAAAAATCCCCTTTGGGGTCTGCCAATTCTTCACCTGTTCTGCGATCAACGATTTTCCAGAGATTGTCGATCTGCATCTCGGCGGGCTCATTTTCTCCGTAAAGCACAAGACCAGTTGTCAGTTCTTTTCGAGGTCTAAGCTCCATTCGGTAATCAGAAAAGTTCATCTCATTTCTCCAGTATTAAAGTTTTCGGTAAAATAATCTGAATCCCCGTGATTCAAATAATTATCCCTACAACTCACAATTAACTGGCAAGGCGGACCTGAGTTACCCAACTCAAGTCCGCCCTTAAAAATGTAAAAACCATCATTCAAATAAAATACTCAGCACAAAAAAAGGGAGAGATTCATGCTTTCGCAATAATCTCTCCCCTAAATATTTGTAACTTTAGCTTGCTGATTTAAAAAAAATCAGGATCAACAGCAGCTTTGCCGTTATCAAGCATGGTTTTGTAAAATCTGATTGCCTTTTCATCCACCGGAACTATCGGAAAGTTCTTCCGGCAGGCATCGCAGGTAGCCATGGCAGGCTGTGTAGGTGCGATGTAAGGAACCTCCCGGCCGCAAAAAGGACAGGGAAACATAAATATTATCTCCATCCCGCAGGGCTTGACCGGAGATAAAGGTTTGCGGTTTTCAGACATCAATTATCCTTTCAAAAGGTCTTTACCGGTCATTTCTTCAGGAACGGAAATGCCCATGTGATTCAAAATTGTGGGTGCAATGTCGCAAAGCGCGCCTTCAGCAGGGCTAGAACCCTCGAATGCATCGCCGATGAAGACCAGCGGCACATTATTCAGACTGTGCGCAGTCTGCGGCCCGCCGTTACCGTCGATCATTTCCTCGGCATTACCGTGATCAGCAGTCAGCAGGATAACCCCGCCTATTTCCTTAACCGCTTCCACTATCTTACCCACGCAAGCATCAACAGTCTCGCAGGCTTTGATCGCTGCCGGGATAATGCCCGAATGACCGACCATGTCAAGGTTGGCAAGGTTGCAGATACACAGGGAATATTTCGGAAGAGCAGCGATAAGCTTATCGGTAACTTCTTCAGCGCTCATCTGCGGCTTGAGGTCGTAAGTTGCCACCTCGCGCGGAGAAGGAACAAGAATACGATCCTCACCCTCGAAAGGCTCTTCGCGTCCGCCGTTCATGAAATATGTAACGTGGGCATATTTCTCGGTCTCCGCAATACGCAGTTGCTTCAGCCCCTTATCCGCCACAACTTCCCCGATGGGGTTGCTGATATTCAGCGGAGGGAAGGCATTGGGGAAAGGAAAGTCCGATTCGTACTGAGTCATAGTCACGAACCCGCTGAATTGAGGCGCCTTGGGACGATCAAATTCGCTGAAATCCTTCACCGCAAGTGCCCGGCAAATCTGGCGGGCACGGTCTGCGCGGAAATTAAAAAAGAAAACACCGTCGCCGTCTTTCAAGGTTCCGTCAACACCGGAAACAATGCGCGGCTTGATGAATTCATCAGTTTCACCGGCAGCATAAGCATCTTCAACAGCCTTGACCGGATCAGACACTTCCTGACCTTCACCAAGAACCAGAGCCTTGTAGGAAAGCTCGTTGCGTTCGTAATGCTTGTCACGGTCCATGGAGTAATAACGACCTGAGATGGAAGCCACTTTACCGGCACCTATTTCAGCCATTTTATCCACGAGCTGCTGCATGTAAACTTTACCGCTGGTAGGTGAAGTATCACGGCCATCCATAAAGGCATGGACAAATATTTCCTTGATCCCGGCATCCTTAGCCACTTCAATCAATGCATAAAGATGATTGATATGGGAATGCACACCGCCGTCAGAAAGAAGGCCCATGTAATGCAGACGTCCGTCCGCAGCTTTTACATTATCCATGAGGGAGCTGATAACCTTATTGGAAGCCAGCTCTTTTTTCTCAATGGTAATGTCAATGCGGGTCATGTCTTGATATACAACACGTCCGGCTCCGATGTTGGTATGCCCAACCTCGGAGTTACCCATGAATCCGTCAGGAAGCCCCACCGCACGACCAGCGCATTTAAGCTGGGTAGTAGGACAGCTTTCCAGCAGCCCGTCCAGAACGGGAGTGTTGGCAAGTTTAACTGCGTTGCCTTTACCTTCGGGGGCAATTCCCCAGCCGTCCAGAATGAGCAGGACTGCGGGGGCACCGGTTTGCTGAGACATGATTAAATTCCTTGCGCAGGCTTAATCCTGCGGCTTTAGGTTAAGATCCATTCTGGTGCCTTCGGACCAGAGACCTTCCACGTTGTAAAATCCGCGGTTTTCTTCCTGAAAAATGTGGACGATGATATCGTTCAGATCGAGAAGGATCCAGTCTCCGGTTTTGTAGCCTTCCATACCAAGATACTCGATATTATCGTTAGAAAGCTGCTCCAGTACGAAATCAGCCAGAGCCTGTGCATGACGCACACCCTTTGCTCCGGCAACCATTACAACTTCGGCAATGGGGCAGATTCCCTGCACATCCACGGCGGAAACGTCACTGGCTTGTTTTTCGTCCATCCATTCAGCAACAAGCTGAACTTTATCCTTAGTATCGATCTGTTTAAATTTCTTTTCTTTAGTTTTCATTCTTTTGGTTTGATTAACCGGCGTTCTCCCCTTACGGAAAACGCGCTTGAATCCGGACCGCAAACAGCGGGAATATAGGACTTAAAGCCCCTGCGCGCCTGACATCCAACACATCCGGCCTGACGCAGTTCTCACATTTCGTCCAAAGTACAATATGATTATATAGAGAATTTACGCCCGCTACGCAATCAATACTATAGCCTAGTTTTAAATCATTTTCAATTGTGAAAATTATTTTCGAATTCGAACAAACACTATCGAAAATTCAATGACTTGTTGACGGTGGGTAAACACTTATGCAATAAACTTCGTCATGCTTAACCACACCTTTTTTTCCCTTTTCTTTTTTTTCTTTTTTAGGACTGAAATATAGTCATCCCGTGGTTATGGAAAAAACACTGATTGAGAGTTTACCGGGCCACGGGCGCAAACCCCGTGGCCTTTTTTTATTTTTTTTTAACACAAACCCTGTACCGGGATCAGCCATATCAGGAGGCAAGCGATGATCTTCGACGTAGACAAGGAAACAATGCCGAGGGAAGAGCTGGAAGAATTACAGCTCAGACGTTTGAAGCAACTTTGCGAACGCGTTTATGCCAACGTTCCTTTTTACACCAACAAATTTAAGGAACTTGGTATTGAACCCAAGGATATCAATTCCCTATCCGATCTTACCAGACTCCCTTTTACTGAAAAGCAGGACCTGCGTAACCACTACCCCTTCGGCCTTTTTGCTGTTTCCCGCGAGAACATCGTTCGCATCCACTCTTCTTCCGGCACCACCGGAAAGGCAACGGTCGTCGGCTACACCAAACGCGATATCAAGAACTGGGCGGACCTGATGGCCCGTTCCTTCGCAATTGCCGGAGCTACTCCTGAAGACAGCATCCACAATGCTTACGGTTACGGTCTTTTTACCGGAGGCCTCGGCGCGCATTACGGTGCAGAAGCACTGGGCGCGACCATCATCCCGGTTTCCGGCGGCGGTACCAGACGCCAGATCATGCTGCTCAAAGATTTCGGCGCGGACGTAATCTGTTGCACTCCTTCCTACGCTCTGTTTCTCTATGAAACTGGTAAGGAAATGGGCATTGATTTCAGCAAACTGCCTCTTAGAATTGGTATTTTCGGTGCTGAACCGTGGACTGAATCCATGCGCCGCGACATTGAGAATAAACTCAACATCAAGGCCCTCGACATTTACGGCCTGTCCGAAATCATGGGCCCCGGCGTAGCCATGGAATGTGCCGAAGAACAGAAAGGTCTGCACATCATGGAAGACCATTTCCTGCCTGAAATCATCAACCCTGAAACAGGAGAGCATGTAGAACCCGGCGAAGTGGGCGAGCTGGTAATCAGCACCCTGACCAAGGAAGGCATTCCGCTCATCCGTTACCGCACCCGCGACCTGACCCGTCTCAATTACACCGCCTGCCGTTGCGGCCGCACCTTTGCCCGCATGCAGCGGGTAACCGGACGCAGTGATGACATGCTCATCATCCGCGGCGTAAACGTCTTCCCGTCCCAGATCGAGTCCATCCTCGTTGAGACCGAAGGCATTTCCCCGCATTACCAGCTCGTTGTTGAACGTGACGGCAACCTCGACATTCTCACCGTTAAGGTTGAAATTTCAGGTGCCTCCTTCTCCGATGAAATTAAAAATTTACAGCGTCTCGAAAGAAAGATACAAAAAACTATTAAGGAATTCCTTGGCGTAACAGCCAGAGTCAAGCTTGTGGAACCCAAATCCATTGAACGTTCCATGGGTAAGGCCCAGAGAATTATCGACCTGCGTAATCAGAACCAGCAATAGAACCTATCAAAAGCGAGGAAACACCATGAAATGTGACCAGCTATCCATATTCCTTGAGAACCGTGCCGGAAGACTTGCCGAAGTAACCCGTCTGCTTACTGAAAACAAAGTCAATA
The window above is part of the Marinifilum sp. JC120 genome. Proteins encoded here:
- a CDS encoding 2,3-bisphosphoglycerate-independent phosphoglycerate mutase, with the translated sequence MSQQTGAPAVLLILDGWGIAPEGKGNAVKLANTPVLDGLLESCPTTQLKCAGRAVGLPDGFMGNSEVGHTNIGAGRVVYQDMTRIDITIEKKELASNKVISSLMDNVKAADGRLHYMGLLSDGGVHSHINHLYALIEVAKDAGIKEIFVHAFMDGRDTSPTSGKVYMQQLVDKMAEIGAGKVASISGRYYSMDRDKHYERNELSYKALVLGEGQEVSDPVKAVEDAYAAGETDEFIKPRIVSGVDGTLKDGDGVFFFNFRADRARQICRALAVKDFSEFDRPKAPQFSGFVTMTQYESDFPFPNAFPPLNISNPIGEVVADKGLKQLRIAETEKYAHVTYFMNGGREEPFEGEDRILVPSPREVATYDLKPQMSAEEVTDKLIAALPKYSLCICNLANLDMVGHSGIIPAAIKACETVDACVGKIVEAVKEIGGVILLTADHGNAEEMIDGNGGPQTAHSLNNVPLVFIGDAFEGSSPAEGALCDIAPTILNHMGISVPEEMTGKDLLKG
- the rsfS gene encoding ribosome silencing factor — its product is MKTKEKKFKQIDTKDKVQLVAEWMDEKQASDVSAVDVQGICPIAEVVMVAGAKGVRHAQALADFVLEQLSNDNIEYLGMEGYKTGDWILLDLNDIIVHIFQEENRGFYNVEGLWSEGTRMDLNLKPQD
- a CDS encoding phenylacetate--CoA ligase → MIFDVDKETMPREELEELQLRRLKQLCERVYANVPFYTNKFKELGIEPKDINSLSDLTRLPFTEKQDLRNHYPFGLFAVSRENIVRIHSSSGTTGKATVVGYTKRDIKNWADLMARSFAIAGATPEDSIHNAYGYGLFTGGLGAHYGAEALGATIIPVSGGGTRRQIMLLKDFGADVICCTPSYALFLYETGKEMGIDFSKLPLRIGIFGAEPWTESMRRDIENKLNIKALDIYGLSEIMGPGVAMECAEEQKGLHIMEDHFLPEIINPETGEHVEPGEVGELVISTLTKEGIPLIRYRTRDLTRLNYTACRCGRTFARMQRVTGRSDDMLIIRGVNVFPSQIESILVETEGISPHYQLVVERDGNLDILTVKVEISGASFSDEIKNLQRLERKIQKTIKEFLGVTARVKLVEPKSIERSMGKAQRIIDLRNQNQQ